From a single Paenibacillus sp. FSL R5-0345 genomic region:
- a CDS encoding ABC transporter permease, which translates to MYDSMLGAVEMGLLYAFMALGVYITFRILDFPDLTVDGSFTTGGAIAAVMITNGYAPWLATLAAIAGGMLAGMCTGLLHTKGKINGLLSGILMMIALYSINLRIFGGKPNWSLMGDTTLFSSINPLLVLPFVVLFVKILMDLFLRTDLGLALRATGDNARMIRSLGVNTDNTTILGVSLSNGMVALSGALITQYSTFADSSMGIGMIVIGLASVIIGEAIFGAGNVFRATLAVVLGSIVYRIVVALALYVPWLRPSDLKLITAIIVIFALVFPSIQRFLKQKNLARKRSVELAEQALSSKRGGTIDA; encoded by the coding sequence ATGTATGATTCAATGCTTGGGGCCGTGGAAATGGGTCTGCTTTACGCATTTATGGCTTTAGGGGTATATATTACTTTTCGCATTTTGGATTTTCCTGATTTGACTGTGGATGGTAGCTTTACTACAGGCGGTGCCATTGCCGCTGTTATGATTACTAATGGCTATGCACCGTGGTTGGCCACACTCGCTGCTATTGCTGGTGGGATGTTGGCAGGAATGTGTACGGGTCTACTACATACGAAAGGCAAGATTAATGGATTGTTATCCGGGATTCTAATGATGATTGCACTTTATTCCATTAATTTGCGAATATTTGGCGGTAAGCCTAACTGGTCACTTATGGGTGATACTACGTTGTTCTCGTCCATTAATCCACTTCTTGTTCTTCCTTTTGTTGTTTTATTTGTGAAAATCCTAATGGATTTATTCTTGCGTACAGATCTTGGGCTTGCTTTGAGGGCTACCGGAGATAATGCAAGAATGATCCGCAGTCTGGGTGTAAACACGGATAATACAACCATTCTCGGTGTCAGTCTATCTAATGGAATGGTGGCACTCTCGGGTGCGCTGATTACTCAGTATTCTACTTTTGCGGATTCCTCAATGGGCATAGGGATGATTGTTATCGGCTTAGCTTCGGTAATCATAGGTGAAGCTATTTTCGGGGCTGGAAATGTATTCCGTGCAACTTTGGCAGTTGTTCTGGGATCTATTGTTTACCGAATCGTAGTTGCACTTGCTTTGTATGTTCCTTGGTTGAGACCTTCGGATCTTAAACTGATCACAGCAATTATCGTTATTTTCGCACTTGTATTCCCATCGATTCAGCGTTTCTTGAAGCAGAAGAATTTAGCGCGCAAGCGTTCAGTGGAATTAGCTGAACAAGCGCTTAGCAGCAAGAGAGGAGGCACTATCGATGCTTAA
- a CDS encoding ABC transporter substrate-binding protein, whose translation MKKRNILAGLSLCFMLVAAGCGNNNAAVDSGNATNTGNKSTNAGTADSKTYKIAISQYVEHPSLDATREGILAALKDAGLVEGENLKVDLENAQADQANNLSIAQKIAADTNDLVLAIATPSAQSVVQALSKSSKDTPILFAAVTDPIDAKIVTDLEHPGGNVSGVSDTNPEAINRLMQFIATQFPNVKKLGIVINEGEPNAVIMADIAKKELDKHGIELVKAAITNTSEVKQAAESLAGRVDAFYITLDNTVVSAVDTIIQTANDKKIPFFSSDRDTVEKGAFATVGFKYFDHGYQVGQMAVDILKNGKKPGDMKVTMQEKLDLILNLKAAAAQGIEVTDAMKAEVADQANNIIQ comes from the coding sequence ATGAAAAAGAGAAACATTTTGGCGGGTTTAAGCTTATGCTTCATGCTGGTAGCTGCTGGCTGTGGTAACAATAATGCTGCAGTAGACTCAGGCAATGCAACAAACACCGGAAATAAGTCAACAAATGCTGGAACCGCAGATTCTAAAACTTACAAAATCGCAATTTCGCAATATGTAGAACATCCGTCACTTGATGCTACACGCGAAGGAATTCTCGCTGCTTTGAAGGATGCAGGACTTGTTGAAGGAGAGAACTTGAAGGTTGATCTTGAGAATGCTCAAGCTGACCAAGCGAATAACTTGTCAATTGCTCAAAAGATTGCCGCAGACACGAATGATTTGGTATTGGCGATTGCGACACCTTCCGCTCAATCCGTTGTTCAAGCGCTTAGCAAATCAAGTAAGGATACTCCGATTCTGTTCGCAGCGGTGACTGATCCTATCGATGCAAAAATCGTTACTGATCTTGAGCATCCTGGTGGCAATGTCTCTGGTGTATCTGATACGAATCCTGAAGCTATCAATAGATTAATGCAATTCATCGCTACTCAATTTCCTAATGTGAAGAAGCTCGGCATTGTTATCAATGAAGGTGAACCGAATGCTGTAATTATGGCGGATATTGCCAAGAAAGAGCTGGATAAACATGGTATTGAACTTGTGAAGGCAGCTATCACGAATACTTCTGAAGTTAAGCAAGCTGCTGAGTCACTTGCTGGTCGTGTAGATGCATTCTACATCACTTTGGATAACACTGTAGTGAGTGCTGTGGATACCATTATTCAAACGGCTAATGATAAGAAAATTCCGTTCTTCTCCAGTGATCGAGATACCGTTGAAAAAGGCGCATTTGCTACCGTGGGCTTCAAATACTTCGATCATGGTTACCAAGTTGGACAAATGGCAGTGGATATTCTGAAAAATGGTAAAAAACCAGGAGATATGAAAGTTACAATGCAAGAAAAACTCGATCTTATCCTAAACCTCAAAGCTGCTGCTGCACAAGGCATAGAAGTAACAGATGCAATGAAAGCAGAAGTAGCCGATCAAGCTAACAATATTATTCAATAA
- a CDS encoding ABC transporter ATP-binding protein, whose product MLKLDNVSKLFNPGTPDEKIALLGIDLELRPGDFVTIIGSNGAGKSTLMNIISGVMKPDLGSVSIEGNSISHLAEYQRSRWIGRVFQDPMAGTAPRMTIEENLAMAYKRGKNRGLSFGVNTVRRAKFREELSRLGIGLENRLRAKVGLLSGGERQALSLLMATFTQPQILLLDEHTAALDPSRAELITKLTESIVREMKLTTLMVTHNMEQAIRLGNRLIMMDKGRIILDIDETRKQDLTVERLLGEFEAISGHKLADDRMVLG is encoded by the coding sequence ATGCTTAAGCTTGATAACGTATCTAAGCTGTTCAATCCTGGCACTCCGGATGAGAAGATTGCGCTGCTCGGTATTGATTTGGAGCTTCGCCCCGGCGATTTTGTCACCATTATTGGCAGCAACGGCGCAGGTAAATCTACACTGATGAATATCATTTCTGGTGTAATGAAGCCGGATCTCGGTTCAGTTAGCATTGAAGGGAATTCTATAAGCCATTTAGCAGAGTATCAGCGCAGTCGCTGGATCGGACGGGTCTTCCAGGACCCTATGGCAGGTACGGCTCCACGGATGACGATTGAAGAGAATTTAGCGATGGCATATAAAAGAGGAAAGAACAGAGGATTATCCTTCGGTGTAAATACAGTGAGACGGGCGAAGTTTCGCGAGGAGTTAAGCCGGCTCGGGATCGGATTGGAAAACCGTCTACGGGCTAAGGTGGGGTTATTATCTGGCGGGGAAAGACAAGCGTTGAGTTTGCTAATGGCAACCTTCACCCAACCGCAGATTTTGCTACTAGATGAACATACAGCTGCACTTGATCCGTCACGTGCGGAGCTGATAACTAAACTGACAGAGTCAATCGTCCGCGAGATGAAGCTGACTACACTTATGGTTACCCATAACATGGAGCAGGCAATTCGCCTTGGGAATCGTCTTATCATGATGGATAAGGGACGTATTATCCTTGATATTGACGAAACACGCAAACAGGATCTTACGGTAGAACGCTTACTGGGAGAATTTGAGGCCATCAGTGGTCATAAACTGGCAGATGATCGAATGGTGCTTGGTTAG
- a CDS encoding response regulator transcription factor: protein MYKLLLVDDERLILEGISQVVDWAQAGTELVGTARNGIEALEKIEELRPDIVITDISMPGLDGLGLVQKCSERFPDLKFVMLTGYKDFDYACIAMQHGVKHYLLKPCNENQIHDALIELVAELDELKGRTDFVNDMKQRFTKVLPHVKEQFLKEWISNKTYGSQDLEYYQELLGIELNDKMVRLILFRLEGSYEYEQLFALQNIAQDMLQETLLSTRIGGFILILMEVEGETALNNTMLERISEVRKMFYKFYKVDVTIAISDADFMIHSRRLYRQTLQYINHCFYMEEGGLITGSDLPSDELSGRNDIELDEEQICLLIKAGEQSAVELELERLFNLLAEQRVDINVTRSYVLQLYSAMIRLAVPEERNNFTSSMAELAEIRTLGGLKAYVKDAAVRLTAMYDRHFRCRQSLIVDKMFKIIADDYKNAELSLSSVAAEMLYMNPDYLGKIFKKITGEKFSNYVTNYRITKASEHILHSGDVRVFELAEMFGFGGNAQYFSQVFKKVTGQTPTEFMKPSQGN, encoded by the coding sequence ATGTATAAGTTACTGCTGGTTGATGATGAACGGTTGATACTAGAAGGCATATCGCAGGTAGTAGACTGGGCACAGGCAGGAACTGAGCTGGTGGGTACGGCGCGAAACGGGATAGAAGCCTTGGAGAAAATAGAGGAGCTTCGTCCTGACATAGTGATCACTGATATTTCTATGCCCGGTTTGGATGGATTAGGCTTGGTACAGAAATGTAGTGAACGATTTCCTGATTTGAAGTTCGTTATGTTGACGGGGTATAAAGATTTTGACTACGCCTGTATCGCTATGCAGCACGGCGTTAAACATTACTTGCTAAAGCCTTGCAACGAAAATCAAATTCATGATGCACTAATTGAACTGGTAGCAGAGCTCGATGAACTAAAGGGCCGGACAGATTTTGTAAATGACATGAAACAACGGTTTACCAAAGTTCTACCCCATGTGAAGGAACAATTTTTGAAGGAATGGATCTCTAACAAAACATACGGAAGTCAAGATCTTGAGTACTATCAGGAGCTGCTAGGCATCGAATTAAATGACAAAATGGTGCGTTTGATCTTGTTCAGACTGGAAGGTTCTTATGAATATGAACAACTTTTTGCTTTGCAAAATATTGCACAGGATATGCTTCAAGAAACGCTACTTAGTACAAGGATCGGCGGATTTATTCTGATCCTAATGGAAGTCGAAGGAGAGACCGCGCTGAATAATACAATGCTTGAGCGAATTTCAGAAGTAAGGAAAATGTTCTACAAGTTTTACAAAGTGGATGTAACCATTGCGATTAGTGACGCGGACTTCATGATACATTCACGGCGATTGTATCGTCAGACCCTGCAGTACATTAACCACTGTTTTTATATGGAAGAGGGAGGTCTGATCACAGGTAGTGATCTACCTAGTGATGAACTAAGCGGAAGAAATGATATCGAACTAGACGAAGAGCAAATCTGTCTGCTGATTAAGGCGGGCGAACAAAGTGCAGTAGAGTTAGAATTAGAGCGCTTATTTAACCTGCTTGCTGAACAGCGTGTGGATATAAATGTAACGCGATCTTATGTTTTGCAATTGTATTCTGCGATGATAAGGTTAGCCGTCCCTGAAGAAAGAAATAACTTTACTTCAAGTATGGCAGAATTAGCGGAGATCAGGACCTTAGGTGGCCTTAAAGCCTATGTAAAAGATGCGGCGGTTCGTCTGACAGCGATGTACGATCGTCATTTCCGCTGTCGCCAATCCTTAATCGTAGATAAAATGTTCAAAATTATTGCGGATGATTACAAGAATGCGGAGCTGTCACTTAGCTCAGTCGCTGCTGAGATGTTATATATGAATCCTGATTATCTTGGAAAAATATTTAAGAAAATCACTGGGGAGAAGTTCTCTAATTACGTTACCAATTACCGGATTACTAAAGCATCGGAACACATTTTGCATAGTGGTGATGTAAGAGTATTTGAACTCGCTGAAATGTTCGGCTTTGGTGGGAATGCACAGTATTTCAGTCAAGTGTTCAAAAAAGTAACTGGGCAGACACCCACTGAATTTATGAAACCCTCACAAGGGAACTGA
- a CDS encoding C40 family peptidase: MPGNHKKILSTATVLLAVVLSSTACSYSSQSQKPKINAVTPDGMQASSYYEKSSITDAQGKYWIPLKPAIASLGYRMKDDATHGGYTKIGYSDVMYMLRPGSTQVFSLGEKITLPQAPRRQEGQIYITPLALSKFLQTEVGWNPQSGEINIATPTDHESIIKSPSAKTKNGSKPIRIQSISEADKKELVSFAKKFLGVPYEFGTGPYEETKKFDCSSFTRHVFKKFGVNLPRLAKDQDNLGNRVQRSALDVGDLIFFTVPGRFESDAIPGHVGIYIGDGKFIHTWGDPGVQISELDSGYWSNVILHMQRIL, translated from the coding sequence ATGCCTGGTAACCACAAAAAAATACTGTCCACTGCTACTGTATTGCTTGCTGTTGTTTTATCAAGTACTGCGTGTAGTTACTCATCACAATCACAAAAACCCAAGATAAACGCTGTAACACCTGATGGCATGCAAGCCTCTAGTTATTATGAAAAGTCCTCCATCACAGATGCTCAAGGAAAGTACTGGATTCCACTCAAACCTGCAATTGCTTCACTCGGATATCGAATGAAAGATGATGCTACTCATGGAGGATACACCAAGATTGGCTACAGTGATGTTATGTATATGCTACGTCCTGGCTCTACTCAGGTCTTCTCCTTAGGTGAAAAAATCACGCTACCGCAGGCACCTAGACGACAAGAAGGACAAATCTATATCACACCTTTAGCATTATCTAAATTTCTTCAAACAGAAGTGGGTTGGAATCCACAGTCTGGGGAAATCAACATTGCCACACCGACCGATCATGAAAGTATTATAAAATCACCATCTGCTAAAACAAAGAATGGATCTAAACCCATTCGCATCCAAAGTATTTCTGAAGCTGACAAGAAGGAATTAGTTTCTTTTGCCAAAAAATTTTTGGGTGTGCCTTATGAATTCGGCACCGGACCTTATGAAGAAACCAAGAAATTTGATTGCTCTTCTTTTACAAGGCATGTATTCAAAAAATTCGGAGTAAACTTACCACGCCTAGCCAAGGATCAAGATAATTTAGGTAATCGCGTTCAACGCAGTGCACTAGATGTGGGCGATCTGATCTTCTTCACTGTCCCAGGTCGCTTTGAAAGTGACGCTATCCCTGGACATGTCGGTATTTACATTGGGGATGGGAAATTCATTCACACATGGGGAGATCCCGGGGTTCAGATCAGTGAGCTCGACTCAGGGTATTGGAGCAACGTAATCCTGCATATGCAGCGCATTCTGTAA
- a CDS encoding sensor histidine kinase, whose protein sequence is MFWKNVSAYRSSGIFNKMILIISFLLLLSFLFSLTVLQYVYRIYDKQIYEKASEVLGMSSISIESTLRELEQLSFNVVSDEQIQECLRQLQDDPQPYERQVLHNKIINRLVAFAGAEKYVYSMMLLDTNGGAMTAGNREGVSQDLQDQLKPLAKEAGGSIVWYPQGNKNSLLAVRQIKSYTGSTFTLADLGTLVIRIRIDRIIADSTSNTSDGDQLIVVDAMSGQAVYPQAPILLPTELKEETERSELYRTAKYEEGTYFITKTKSSYMEWMYINATPFNEMFKHITFVKKLVVIIFALILLIGLLLGYRLARSIVRPISKLTKKMKQIEKGDLDNLEEQSLGVVSQTAQDEVSQLNRTFKMMIRRIRELIDENYAKQLIIRETELKALQAQINPHFLYNTLESINWLAKMNKQAKISEMVEALGYLFRSSIGLKDPLITIEKELTIVRNYVIIQKTRFDDRLDFRMDFPEHLHDALIPKLTLQPLIENAIRYALEPNIEPCTISITVSEEEHGLDIRVSDNGPGMSAEFIKDLQQGRVKTRGEGIGLANIAERIQIVFGSEWGTVIESEPGQGTIIHVRIPYLKGVLENV, encoded by the coding sequence ATGTTTTGGAAAAATGTCAGCGCTTACAGAAGTTCGGGTATTTTTAATAAAATGATATTGATCATTTCCTTTTTACTGCTGTTGTCCTTTCTATTCTCTTTAACCGTCCTGCAGTATGTTTATCGAATTTATGACAAGCAAATCTATGAAAAGGCATCCGAAGTGCTGGGGATGTCATCGATCAGTATAGAAAGTACTTTAAGAGAGTTGGAACAACTTTCTTTTAACGTGGTCTCTGATGAGCAAATACAGGAATGCCTTCGTCAGTTGCAGGATGATCCTCAGCCGTATGAAAGACAGGTTCTACATAACAAGATCATTAACAGGTTAGTTGCCTTTGCAGGAGCTGAGAAATATGTCTATTCTATGATGCTGTTGGATACGAATGGCGGTGCTATGACCGCAGGAAATCGTGAGGGTGTATCACAGGATCTTCAGGATCAATTAAAACCTCTGGCTAAGGAAGCTGGGGGTAGCATAGTGTGGTATCCCCAAGGAAATAAAAATTCACTCTTGGCTGTTCGGCAGATTAAATCTTATACAGGGTCAACCTTTACGCTGGCCGATCTAGGGACGTTAGTTATCCGTATTCGAATTGATCGCATTATAGCCGATAGCACAAGTAATACTTCGGATGGCGATCAGTTGATTGTTGTTGATGCGATGTCAGGGCAGGCGGTTTATCCTCAAGCTCCAATATTACTGCCAACGGAGCTTAAAGAGGAAACGGAACGTTCTGAGCTCTATCGGACAGCCAAGTATGAAGAAGGAACTTATTTTATCACGAAGACTAAATCATCTTATATGGAATGGATGTATATCAATGCGACCCCATTCAATGAGATGTTCAAACATATTACTTTTGTTAAAAAACTGGTCGTCATCATTTTCGCGCTCATACTATTAATTGGACTGCTCTTAGGTTATCGATTAGCTCGAAGTATTGTACGTCCGATTTCAAAGCTGACCAAAAAAATGAAACAAATCGAAAAGGGAGATCTGGATAATCTGGAGGAACAATCTCTAGGTGTAGTTTCGCAAACTGCGCAGGACGAGGTAAGTCAGCTTAACCGTACCTTTAAAATGATGATCCGCAGAATTAGAGAACTCATCGATGAGAATTACGCGAAGCAGCTCATTATTAGAGAGACCGAGCTTAAAGCGCTGCAGGCACAGATTAATCCGCATTTTTTATACAATACCCTTGAATCGATCAATTGGTTAGCGAAGATGAACAAGCAAGCGAAAATCTCTGAAATGGTTGAGGCTCTTGGGTACTTGTTCCGCAGTTCGATCGGTCTTAAAGACCCTTTGATTACGATTGAAAAAGAGCTTACTATCGTGCGTAATTATGTCATTATCCAAAAAACACGGTTTGACGATAGACTTGATTTCCGGATGGATTTTCCTGAGCATTTACATGACGCTTTAATCCCGAAGCTGACACTCCAACCATTGATCGAGAATGCGATCCGATATGCATTAGAACCTAATATTGAACCCTGTACTATTTCTATAACCGTGAGTGAGGAGGAGCATGGACTTGATATTCGTGTTAGTGATAATGGGCCGGGAATGAGTGCGGAGTTCATCAAAGATTTGCAGCAGGGTAGAGTCAAGACACGTGGCGAAGGGATCGGGTTAGCGAACATCGCAGAGCGTATTCAAATCGTGTTTGGTTCAGAATGGGGTACAGTGATTGAAAGTGAGCCAGGCCAAGGAACGATAATACATGTACGTATACCCTATTTAAAAGGAGTGCTAGAGAATGTATAA